One Kiritimatiellia bacterium genomic window carries:
- a CDS encoding efflux RND transporter permease subunit — LSILGLLGGVMLIGVVVNNAILMMDEVNVLRREQGLHKREAMLKAAVDKFRPICMTSIAAVLGMLPMALGSGLGSEIRASIGIGSVGGMVVSSLLSLYFIPLLYILVGQTDRRQDRHRAKMEEEAAPPPPVQAG; from the coding sequence CTGTCCATCCTCGGCCTGCTGGGCGGCGTTATGCTGATCGGCGTCGTGGTGAACAACGCGATCCTGATGATGGACGAGGTCAACGTCCTGCGCCGCGAACAGGGCCTGCACAAGCGGGAGGCCATGCTCAAGGCCGCGGTCGACAAGTTCCGGCCGATCTGCATGACCTCGATCGCCGCCGTGCTGGGCATGCTGCCCATGGCGCTGGGATCCGGCCTGGGCAGCGAGATTCGCGCGAGCATCGGCATCGGTTCGGTCGGCGGCATGGTGGTGTCCAGCCTGCTTTCGCTCTACTTCATTCCCCTGCTCTACATCCTGGTGGGCCAGACCGACCGCCGCCAGGACCGGCACCGCGCAAAGATGGAAGAGGAAGCCGCGCCCCCGCCGCCCGTACAAGCGGGTTGA
- a CDS encoding phosphoribosylformylglycinamidine synthase, translating into MAIRLEVSLNPRIPDARGRDAAARARRFLRAPVSSCRTRDVYLVDMPLSPAGIGRVRRAFADPVTARAAAGRLPPPRFDWLIEVGFRPGVTDNLGHTAREAIADVLDREPGPREGVYTATQYFLRGPKLARGDAERIGRDLLANELIQTCRVFSPAEWAASSPDTEPPVVRETVEPQARPVDLGGPDDELLRISRDGVLSLDLGEMQAIRDYFARPDVRSARDALGLPAAPTDVEVECLAQTWSEHCKHKIFSARIRYTDETGREEWIDSLFKTYIRGATERIARERSWLVSVFTDNAGIIRFNERFHLAVKVETHNTPSALDPYGGAITGIVGVNRDPMGTGMGCELLCNTWGYCFASPFHAGPVPEGLMPPRRIRDGVHQGVIDGGNQSGVPWMRGFERFDERFLGKPLVFCGTVGRIPCALQGRPSERKEVAPGDLIVMCGGRIGKDGIHGATFSSEELRKESPAQAVQIGDPITQRRMYEFLVEARDAGLYRAITDNGAGGLSSSVGEMSRLSGGADLDLALAPLKYEGLQPWEILLSEAQERMTLAVPPEHLDALRALAKRRDVEITALGRFTDGGALVVRHGEKVVGRIGLDFLHDGGPRMTLEARWTPPTFPGPARPRAGARTGVLLDLLRSLNVCSKEFKSRRYDAEVKGLSVVKPFVGARADMPADATVMRVEHGRDEGIVLADGINPFFSDLDAYAMAASVVDEAVRRIISAGGSLDRIAGLDNFCWPDPVLSEKTPDGPYKLAQLVRANRALYDVTTAYGVPCISGKDSMKNDSVRGGKKISIPPTLLFSTIGVLDDVRRAVTPDFKQAGDFIYAIGLTRDELGASEYHRWLAARQGRAGACGGTPPALDADLAGRLYRAMGEATRAGRLRSSHTPTLGGLAVALALAAMGGDLGADADLAAAPGARELDDDALLFSESNSRFVVTCAPDRAAELESRFAGLPCARIGTVIAEPRVQLRIGGRRKADVSVEKIRGAFKETLDGF; encoded by the coding sequence ATGGCGATCCGACTCGAGGTTTCCCTGAATCCGCGCATCCCGGATGCCCGCGGCCGTGATGCCGCCGCCCGGGCGCGACGATTCCTGCGCGCGCCTGTTTCGTCCTGCCGGACCCGCGACGTCTACCTCGTGGACATGCCCCTCTCGCCGGCCGGGATCGGCCGCGTCCGCCGGGCCTTCGCCGATCCCGTCACCGCCCGCGCCGCCGCCGGCCGCCTCCCCCCTCCGCGGTTCGACTGGCTGATCGAGGTCGGGTTCCGGCCCGGCGTGACCGACAACCTCGGACACACGGCCCGCGAGGCGATCGCCGACGTCCTCGACCGCGAGCCCGGGCCGCGCGAAGGCGTCTACACCGCCACCCAGTACTTCCTGCGCGGACCGAAGCTCGCGCGCGGCGACGCCGAGCGGATCGGCCGCGACCTGCTGGCGAACGAGCTGATCCAGACCTGCCGCGTTTTCTCGCCCGCCGAATGGGCCGCCTCGAGCCCCGACACCGAGCCCCCCGTCGTCCGCGAGACCGTCGAGCCGCAGGCCCGCCCGGTCGACCTCGGCGGCCCGGACGACGAGTTGCTCCGCATCAGCCGGGACGGCGTCCTGTCCCTCGATCTCGGCGAGATGCAGGCGATCCGCGACTACTTCGCCCGGCCCGACGTCCGGTCTGCGCGGGACGCCCTAGGCCTGCCCGCCGCGCCAACGGACGTCGAGGTGGAATGCCTTGCCCAGACCTGGTCCGAACACTGCAAACACAAGATCTTCTCCGCGCGCATTCGCTACACGGATGAAACCGGGCGCGAAGAATGGATAGATTCCTTGTTCAAAACTTACATTCGGGGCGCGACGGAACGGATCGCGCGGGAGCGGAGCTGGCTGGTCTCGGTCTTCACGGACAACGCGGGGATCATCCGGTTCAACGAGCGGTTCCACCTCGCGGTCAAGGTCGAGACGCACAACACGCCGTCGGCGCTGGACCCGTACGGCGGCGCGATCACGGGTATCGTCGGCGTCAACCGTGACCCGATGGGCACCGGCATGGGCTGCGAACTGCTCTGCAACACATGGGGCTACTGCTTCGCCTCGCCCTTCCACGCCGGCCCCGTGCCGGAGGGGCTCATGCCCCCGCGCCGCATTCGCGACGGGGTGCACCAGGGTGTGATCGACGGCGGCAACCAGAGCGGCGTGCCCTGGATGCGCGGCTTCGAACGGTTCGACGAACGGTTCCTCGGCAAGCCGCTCGTCTTCTGCGGGACGGTCGGCCGCATCCCGTGCGCGCTGCAGGGGCGCCCTTCGGAGCGTAAAGAAGTCGCTCCCGGCGATCTGATCGTCATGTGCGGCGGGCGCATCGGCAAGGACGGCATCCACGGCGCGACGTTCTCGTCCGAGGAACTGCGCAAGGAGTCGCCCGCGCAGGCCGTGCAGATCGGCGACCCGATCACGCAGCGGCGGATGTACGAGTTCCTCGTCGAGGCCCGCGACGCGGGGCTGTACCGCGCGATCACCGACAACGGCGCGGGCGGCTTGAGCTCGTCCGTCGGCGAGATGAGCCGGTTGAGCGGCGGCGCGGACCTGGACCTCGCGCTCGCGCCGCTGAAGTACGAGGGCTTGCAACCCTGGGAAATCCTGCTCTCCGAGGCGCAGGAGCGCATGACCCTCGCGGTCCCGCCGGAACACCTCGACGCCCTGCGGGCCCTGGCGAAGCGGCGCGACGTGGAAATCACCGCGCTGGGCCGATTCACCGACGGCGGCGCGCTTGTAGTCCGCCACGGGGAGAAGGTGGTCGGCCGGATCGGCCTCGATTTCCTGCACGACGGCGGCCCGCGGATGACGCTCGAGGCCCGATGGACGCCGCCCACGTTCCCGGGCCCCGCGCGCCCGCGGGCCGGAGCGCGGACCGGCGTCCTGCTGGACCTCCTGCGCTCGCTGAACGTGTGCTCGAAGGAGTTCAAGTCGCGCCGGTACGACGCCGAGGTCAAGGGCTTGAGCGTGGTCAAGCCGTTCGTCGGCGCGCGCGCGGATATGCCGGCCGACGCGACGGTCATGCGCGTCGAGCACGGCCGCGACGAGGGCATCGTCCTCGCCGACGGCATCAATCCCTTCTTCTCCGACCTCGACGCCTACGCCATGGCCGCCTCGGTCGTGGACGAAGCGGTCCGGCGGATCATCAGCGCGGGCGGCTCGCTCGACCGGATCGCGGGCCTGGACAACTTCTGCTGGCCCGACCCCGTGCTCTCCGAAAAAACGCCCGACGGCCCGTACAAGCTCGCCCAGCTCGTCCGCGCGAACCGCGCGCTGTACGACGTGACCACGGCGTACGGCGTGCCCTGCATCTCGGGCAAGGACAGCATGAAAAACGATTCCGTGCGCGGCGGGAAAAAGATCTCGATCCCGCCGACGCTGCTCTTTTCCACGATCGGCGTCCTCGACGACGTGCGCCGCGCCGTGACGCCGGACTTCAAGCAGGCCGGCGACTTCATCTACGCGATCGGCCTGACGCGGGACGAGCTGGGCGCGTCGGAATACCATCGTTGGCTCGCCGCGCGGCAAGGCCGGGCCGGCGCGTGCGGCGGGACGCCGCCGGCGCTGGACGCGGACCTTGCCGGGCGGCTTTACCGGGCGATGGGCGAGGCGACCCGGGCGGGGCGGCTGCGCTCTTCGCATACGCCAACCCTCGGGGGGCTGGCCGTCGCGCTGGCGCTGGCCGCGATGGGCGGGGACCTCGGCGCGGACGCCGACCTCGCGGCCGCGCCCGGGGCGCGGGAGCTGGACGACGACGCGCTGCTCTTCTCGGAATCGAACAGCCGGTTCGTGGTCACCTGCGCGCCGGACCGGGCGGCGGAGCTGGAATCGCGGTTCGCGGGGCTGCCGTGCGCGCGGATCGGGACGGTGATCGCGGAGCCGCGGGTGCAACTGCGCATCGGCGGCCGGCGCAAGGCGGATGTATCCGTCGAGAAGATTCGAGGCGCTTTCAAGGAAACGCTGGATGGCTTCTGA
- a CDS encoding STAS domain-containing protein translates to MPLKTIVEKRRQGGYLVRLEGRLDSATAPACEKKLMPLLQENVRTIVLDAAGLEYISSMGLRIVLEIRKQLAARKGHLVLAHLQPAVAQVFEVADILPRTGIFDSVESADIFLDAIQRREQVKGSDESD, encoded by the coding sequence ATGCCGCTGAAAACCATCGTCGAGAAACGCCGCCAGGGCGGATACCTGGTGCGGCTCGAGGGCCGCCTGGATTCCGCGACCGCGCCGGCCTGCGAGAAGAAGCTCATGCCGCTGCTCCAGGAAAACGTCCGCACGATCGTCCTGGACGCCGCCGGGCTGGAATACATCAGCAGCATGGGCCTGCGGATCGTGCTGGAGATCCGGAAGCAACTGGCGGCGCGCAAGGGGCACCTGGTGCTGGCGCATCTCCAGCCGGCCGTCGCCCAGGTCTTCGAGGTCGCCGACATCCTGCCGCGCACGGGGATTTTCGATTCCGTCGAGAGCGCGGATATCTTCCTCGACGCCATCCAGCGCCGGGAGCAGGTCAAGGGCTCCGACGAATCCGACTGA
- a CDS encoding phosphoribosylformylglycinamidine synthase subunit PurQ, giving the protein MASDPSILILTGHGLNCEAESAYAWERAGARVTLAHFNDVLAEPRRLHDHAGLMFIGGFSYGDHMGSGHVMALRARHRLREDLEKFAGAGKLVLGVCNGFQILVKLGLLPGLDDDTFTPRAALLPNEGGAFQNFWVRVRFEPASPCVFTRGLEFMDLPIRHGEGKFFAPPDALKRIEAQRLAACRYVDPATGEPAASFPHNPNGSLNAIAGLCDPTGRVFGLMPHPEANLYRENHPAWTRGVSGGDGLKLFRNAVDFLRG; this is encoded by the coding sequence ATGGCTTCTGACCCCTCCATTCTCATCCTGACGGGGCACGGGCTCAACTGCGAGGCCGAGTCGGCCTATGCCTGGGAGCGGGCCGGCGCTCGGGTGACGCTCGCCCATTTCAACGACGTTCTCGCCGAGCCCCGCCGCCTGCACGACCACGCGGGGCTGATGTTCATCGGCGGGTTTTCCTACGGCGACCACATGGGCTCCGGCCACGTGATGGCGCTGCGCGCGCGGCACCGGCTGCGCGAGGACCTGGAAAAATTCGCCGGCGCGGGCAAGCTGGTGCTCGGCGTCTGCAACGGCTTCCAGATCCTCGTGAAGCTCGGGCTGCTGCCGGGGCTGGACGATGACACTTTCACGCCGCGCGCGGCGCTGCTGCCGAACGAAGGCGGCGCGTTCCAGAACTTCTGGGTGCGGGTGCGGTTCGAGCCGGCCTCGCCCTGCGTGTTCACGCGCGGGCTGGAGTTCATGGATCTGCCGATCCGGCACGGCGAGGGAAAGTTCTTCGCGCCGCCGGACGCCCTGAAACGGATCGAGGCCCAACGCTTGGCCGCCTGCCGGTACGTGGACCCGGCGACCGGCGAACCGGCCGCGAGCTTCCCGCACAATCCCAACGGCTCGCTGAACGCCATCGCGGGGCTCTGCGATCCCACCGGCCGGGTGTTCGGACTCATGCCGCACCCGGAGGCCAACCTCTACCGCGAGAATCATCCCGCGTGGACTCGAGGCGTCTCCGGGGGTGATGGCTTGAAGCTGTTCCGAAACGCCGTGGACTTCCTGCGCGGCTGA
- a CDS encoding S8 family serine peptidase, producing the protein MTPRTLRLLIALGGLAPGAAVAAEFRLLGEQLWFQAENLPLAEALQPFAQAGVRVRMDPAVTTRVTADVRGENAQAALARMLEPLGYVLTWDVVQGPLGPWPRLAEIQVFQPGRREQAQLLPGQSDNLDVARDADGNLLVRDEILLAFQPGSRREEVERLLAPYGGVLLGGISELGIYRVRFPPGSNITSLVEHLGRHPLVKAAEPHHAVALPPPAVSASAAGAAAAPAARGSVPVDAAPVAILDTGLLKESGLSALVAGRYDALNPDRAVDDRQGHGTQMALIASGAVLPAGAAESADGVPVLAIRAFDDHGYASAFSLMNSMVYAATNGARVLNMSWGTPVDSRFLASAIAWAQSREIVVVASAGNEPTGKPVYPAALPGVVAVSALDASGEPWDMSNFGRFVSVSAPGTASLPVGYRGPPGGYAGTSIASVYVARSLALYRARHPGATARQTVAALRQAVAPGAGGAQDPRLGYGRLDAAALGRLLP; encoded by the coding sequence ATGACACCGCGAACCCTCCGATTGCTCATCGCGCTGGGCGGGCTGGCGCCGGGCGCCGCCGTTGCGGCGGAGTTCCGGCTGCTGGGGGAGCAGCTCTGGTTCCAGGCCGAAAACCTGCCGCTGGCCGAGGCGCTCCAGCCGTTCGCGCAAGCCGGCGTGCGGGTCCGGATGGACCCGGCCGTCACGACCCGCGTCACGGCGGATGTCCGCGGCGAAAACGCGCAGGCCGCGCTCGCGCGGATGCTGGAGCCGCTCGGTTATGTCCTGACCTGGGACGTCGTCCAGGGCCCGCTCGGGCCCTGGCCCCGGCTCGCGGAAATCCAGGTGTTCCAGCCGGGCCGGCGCGAACAGGCGCAGCTTCTGCCGGGCCAGTCGGACAACCTGGACGTCGCGCGGGACGCGGACGGGAACCTGCTGGTGCGGGACGAAATCCTGCTGGCCTTCCAGCCGGGCAGCCGGCGCGAGGAGGTCGAGCGCCTGCTGGCGCCGTACGGCGGCGTTCTGCTCGGCGGCATCTCCGAACTCGGGATTTACCGCGTCCGGTTCCCGCCCGGCTCCAACATTACCTCCCTGGTGGAGCACCTGGGCCGCCACCCGCTCGTCAAGGCCGCGGAACCTCACCATGCCGTCGCCCTTCCCCCGCCGGCGGTCTCCGCTTCCGCGGCCGGCGCCGCCGCTGCGCCGGCCGCAAGGGGTTCGGTCCCGGTGGACGCGGCGCCCGTCGCGATCCTGGACACGGGGCTCCTGAAGGAGTCCGGGCTGTCCGCGCTGGTCGCCGGGCGCTACGACGCGCTGAACCCGGACCGGGCGGTGGACGACCGGCAGGGGCACGGCACGCAGATGGCCCTGATCGCCTCCGGCGCCGTCCTCCCGGCCGGCGCGGCGGAATCCGCGGACGGCGTTCCCGTTCTCGCGATCCGGGCCTTCGACGACCACGGTTACGCCTCCGCCTTCTCCCTGATGAACAGCATGGTCTATGCCGCGACGAACGGCGCCCGCGTGCTGAACATGAGTTGGGGCACGCCGGTCGACAGCCGGTTCCTGGCCTCGGCCATCGCGTGGGCCCAGTCCCGGGAGATCGTGGTGGTGGCCTCGGCCGGCAACGAGCCGACCGGAAAGCCCGTCTACCCGGCCGCCCTTCCCGGCGTGGTGGCGGTCTCGGCCCTGGACGCGTCGGGCGAGCCTTGGGACATGTCCAACTTCGGCCGCTTCGTGTCCGTCTCCGCGCCGGGCACGGCCAGCCTGCCCGTCGGGTATCGCGGCCCGCCGGGCGGCTACGCGGGGACCTCCATCGCCAGCGTCTATGTCGCGCGGAGCCTGGCCCTGTACCGGGCGCGGCATCCCGGGGCGACGGCCCGGCAGACGGTCGCGGCCCTCCGGCAGGCGGTGGCGCCCGGCGCCGGGGGCGCACAGGATCCGCGGCTGGGGTATGGGCGGCTCGACGCGGCGGCGCTGGGCCGGCTGCTTCCCTGA